A stretch of the Panthera uncia isolate 11264 chromosome D1, Puncia_PCG_1.0, whole genome shotgun sequence genome encodes the following:
- the FAM111B gene encoding serine protease FAM111B, protein MNSMKPEENQSSSATENGQSTRPEVSKDMAIKQTCPRRLAIHLLPDINECGGTSKLKSEVKHEASVEIQNPDWDTHKKCYFTFTFNENSRKSDRSMFKAHGKPDESIYSALRANDNFSERMENHLNKHILVFEEKTIEGYINLGMPLKCLPTGSHFKIKFSQRKGNQEGDQILRQCENPYMECVLFHIVAVGKRIKKILKIKELHERGTTLCIYALKGETIKEALSKDGRFRSDLDEFKWKIIEDHKIIHGKRSLVDYVSGKTLEMDIFKKNVARKGTHKNIKQENENTTEEICPWDLIQSEIREHEPEEDGETEDVEYNREKILPARNLGHDIESKKQRTVSRISNYYNNSFNRKYRRNNSQVRQSPHPGMEHVNQYIQRTATNLWLKNFQRLDKVIMDQYPNFNEETLWMRKYFQDEQKKTKLLPFQQFNIYKNYFGKVTENSTSVAICEDLIHLSKSVGFMKWDNNGNTGNATCFVFNHGYVFTCRHVIHLMVGEGTDPSLWPDIISKCAKVTFAYKKFCPMDVDWFSIEPWFEVSDGTLDYAILKLRKNVNGFPPGLFGQISSQPSSGLIYLIGHPEGQVKKIDGCAVIPLNQRLERYPEHHQDGVVGPHAATYNAFSMFTQRSFLSEVWSTDTLSYDTCFSSGSSGSPVFNASGKLVAMHTIGHFYKRGDTVYALIEFGYSMESILCDVKQKNESLYKLLNEEKNENHDEDQDNKSFQDHQIEPMEY, encoded by the exons ATGAATTCCATGAAGCCTGAAGAGAACCAGTCATCCAGTGCTACAGAAAATGGCCAGAGTACCAGACCTGAAGTTTCAAAG gATATGGCCATCAAGCAGACCTGCCCTAGAAGACTTGCTATTCATCTTCTACCTGACATAAACGAGTGTGGCGGGACCAGTAAGCTTAAAAGTGAAGTCAAGCATGAAGCATCTGTGGAAATCCAGAACCCAGACTGGGACACccataaaaaatgttattttacttttacttttaatgaaaacTCGAGGAAATCTGACCGTAGTATGTTTAAAGCACATGGTAAACCCGATGAGAGTATCTACTCAGCTCTGAGAGCTAATGACAATTTCAGTGAAAGGATGGAGAATCATTTGAATAAGCACATtcttgtttttgaagaaaaaacaatAGAAGGATATATAAATTTAGGAATGCCTCTCAAGTGCCTACCTACAGGGTcccacttcaaaataaaatttagtcaaAGAAAGGGTAACCAGGAAGGTGATCAGATCTTGCGCCAGTGTGAAAATCCATACATGGAATGCGTTCTTTTTCACATTGTTGCTGTTGGGAAGAGGATAAAGAAGATTCTTAAGATCAAGGAACTTCATGAAAGAGGAACTACACTTTGTATCTATGCCCTAAAGGGTGAGACTATCAAAGAAGCTCTAAGCAAGGATGGCCGATTTCGGTCTGACCTGGatgaatttaaatggaaaataatagaagatCATAAGATAATTCATGGAAAACGTTCCCTGGTGGATTATGTGTCTGGAAAAACCTTagaaatggacatttttaagaaaaacgtTGCCAGGAAAGGTACCCATAAGAATATTAAACAGGAGAATGAAAATACCACTGAAGAAATCTGTCCCTGGGATCTGATACAGTCTGAGATCAGGGAACACGAACCAGAGGAAGATGGGGAGACTGAAGATGTAGAATACAACAGAGAAAAAATTCTCCCAGCTCGGAATCTAGGGCATGAtattgaaagtaaaaaacaacGGACAGTTTCCAGAATTAGTAATTATTACAATAATAGTTTCAacagaaaatataggagaaacaACTCACAGGTTAGGCAAAGTCCCCATCCAGGTATGGAACATGTTAATCAATATATCCAAAGGACGGCAACTAACCTCTGGCTGAAGAATTTCCAAAGGTTGGACAAAGTGATAATGGATCAGTATCCAAATTTTAATGAAGAGACTCTCTGGATGAGAAAGTATTTTCAGGATgaacagaagaaaaccaaactgCTACCATTTCAACAattcaacatttataaaaactaCTTTGGAAAAGTGACCGAAAATTCTACTTCAGTTGCAATCTGTGAAGATCTTATTCATCTTAGTAAGTCAGTTGGGTTCATGAAATGGGACAATAATGGAAACACAGGCAACGCTACTTGCTTTGTCTTCAATCATGGTTATGTTTTCACCTGTCGACATGTAATACATCTTATGGTGGGAGAAGGCACAGATCCAAGTTTGTGGCCAGATATAATAAGCAAATGTGCAAAGGTAACTTTTGCTTATAAAAAGTTCTGTCCTATGGATGTTGATTGGTTTTCCATTGAGCCGTGGTTTGAAGTGTCTGATGGAACTCTAGATTACGCCattttaaagttaagaaaaaacGTAAATGGATTTCCTCCAGGCCTGTTTGGACAGATTTCCTCTCAACCATCTAGtggtttgatttatttaattggTCACCCAGAAGGCCAGGTCAAGAAAATAGATGGCTGTGCTGTGATTCCTCTAAATCAGCGGTTAGAGAGGTACCCAGAGCATCATCAAGATGGGGTGGTAGGTCCCCATGCTGCCACTTATAATGCTTTCTCTATGTTTACCCAACGAAGTTTCCTATCAGAGGTTTGGAGCACAGATACACTTAGCTATGATACTTGTTTTTCCAGCGGGTCCTCTGGCTCCCCAGTGTTTAATGCATCTGGCAAGTTGGTTGCTATGCATACCATTGGGCATTTTTATAAACGTGGAGATACAGTATATGCCCTTATTGAATTTGGCTATTCTATGGAGTCAATTCTTTGTGAtgttaaacagaaaaatgagagtttatataaattattaaatgaagagaaaaacgAGAACCATGATGAAGACCAAGATAACAAGTCATTTCAAGATCATCAGATTGAACCCATGgaatattag